Proteins encoded within one genomic window of Nonomuraea gerenzanensis:
- the rny gene encoding ribonuclease Y — protein sequence MGPLVVVLMVAVLVLAFGMIAALLVVVRRTSGTLPRKGKPSTEQVEAVHEELEQAREAAREIRYKAETDADEIVRRSEAAAESAAQMRREVEEESRILKSELKELRADLERREARLAEREQRLDEEARRQAERDRKLAETEVELADRREELLQVEQERRVILERVAGLTGEQAKAELVKEIENQAKREAALIIREIEGEARKEGEKRATKIVTLAVQRLAAEQTAESVVSVLHLPGDEMKGRIIGREGRNIRAFESTTGVNLIIDDTPEAVLLSCFDPVRRETARLTLEKLVLDGRIHPQRIEEAHDRSRQEVQDLCARAGEDALVELGITDMHPELTLLLGQLRYRTSYGQNVLKHLIESAHIAGIMAAELKMNQTLMKRCALLHDIGKALTHEVEGSHALIGAEIARRYGEEEDVVHAIEAHHNEVEVRTVEAVLTQAADAISGSRPGARRESLEAYVKRLERLEEIAQSYDGVEKVFAMQAGREIRVMVKPDAIDDIQAQVIARDVAKQVEEELTYPGQIRITVVRESRATEFAR from the coding sequence ATGGGGCCGCTGGTCGTGGTGCTGATGGTGGCGGTGCTCGTGCTCGCGTTCGGGATGATCGCGGCGCTGCTCGTCGTCGTACGACGCACCTCTGGGACCCTGCCCCGGAAGGGTAAGCCCAGCACCGAGCAGGTGGAGGCGGTGCACGAGGAGCTGGAGCAGGCACGGGAGGCGGCGCGGGAGATCCGCTACAAGGCGGAGACCGACGCCGACGAGATCGTGCGCAGGTCGGAGGCCGCGGCCGAGAGCGCCGCGCAGATGCGGCGCGAGGTCGAGGAGGAGAGCCGGATACTCAAGTCCGAGCTCAAGGAGCTGCGTGCCGACCTGGAGCGCAGGGAGGCGCGGCTGGCCGAGCGGGAGCAGCGGCTCGACGAGGAGGCCAGGCGGCAGGCCGAGCGTGACAGGAAGCTGGCCGAGACCGAGGTCGAGCTGGCCGACCGGCGCGAGGAGCTGCTGCAGGTCGAGCAGGAGCGGCGGGTCATCCTGGAGCGGGTGGCCGGGCTGACCGGCGAGCAGGCCAAGGCCGAGCTGGTCAAGGAGATCGAGAACCAGGCCAAGCGCGAGGCCGCGCTGATCATCAGGGAGATCGAGGGGGAGGCCCGCAAGGAGGGCGAGAAGCGGGCCACGAAGATCGTGACACTGGCCGTGCAGCGGCTGGCGGCCGAGCAGACGGCCGAGTCGGTCGTGAGCGTGCTGCACCTGCCCGGCGACGAGATGAAGGGCCGGATCATCGGCCGCGAGGGCCGAAACATCCGTGCCTTCGAGTCCACCACCGGCGTCAACCTCATCATCGACGACACCCCCGAGGCCGTGCTGCTGTCGTGCTTCGACCCGGTCAGGCGGGAGACGGCGCGGCTGACGCTGGAGAAGCTGGTGCTCGACGGCCGCATCCACCCGCAGCGCATCGAGGAGGCGCACGACCGCAGCCGCCAGGAGGTCCAGGACCTGTGCGCGCGGGCCGGCGAGGACGCCCTCGTCGAGCTGGGCATCACCGACATGCACCCCGAGCTGACGCTGCTGCTCGGCCAGTTGCGCTACCGCACCTCCTACGGGCAGAACGTGCTCAAGCACCTCATCGAGTCCGCCCACATCGCCGGCATCATGGCGGCCGAGCTGAAGATGAACCAGACGCTGATGAAGCGCTGCGCCCTGCTCCACGACATCGGCAAGGCCCTGACGCACGAGGTCGAGGGCAGCCACGCGCTGATCGGGGCGGAGATCGCCCGCAGGTACGGCGAGGAGGAGGACGTGGTGCACGCCATCGAGGCGCACCACAACGAGGTCGAGGTGCGTACCGTCGAGGCGGTGCTCACCCAGGCGGCCGACGCGATCAGCGGCAGCCGGCCCGGCGCCCGGCGCGAGTCGCTGGAGGCGTACGTGAAGCGGCTGGAGCGGCTGGAGGAGATCGCGCAGTCGTACGACGGGGTGGAGAAGGTGTTCGCCATGCAGGCCGGGCGGGAGATCCGGGTCATGGTCAAGCCGGATGCCATCGACGACATTCAGGCGCAGGTGATCGCTCGCGACGTGGCCAAGCAGGTTGAGGAGGAGCTGACCTACCCCGGGCAGATCCGGATCACGGTGGTGCGGGAGTCGCGGGCGACCGAGTTCGCCCGCTGA
- a CDS encoding Lhr family helicase: MQVSSLDQFGQVTRQWFAGAFHAPTAAQEGAWESISRGDHTLVVAPTGSGKTLAAFLWSLDRLAAAAQAEAGAEAEERKGTKVLYVSPLKALAVDVERNLRAPLAGLKQTARRLGLPVPEISVAIRSGDTPAEDRRRFASKPSDILITTPESLFLLLTSQAREALRGVETVIVDEVHAVAGTKRGAHLALSLERLDALLDRPAQRVGLSATVRPVSEVAAFLGGARPATVVQPPSDKVIEIEVVVPVEDMTEMEGRPQSGEAQEEFAPEPGNRSIWPHVEDRLFDLIEAHSSTIVFANSRRLAERLCTRLNELAYEREHGTETVDLSLWETGPARPMPAEVMAQAGASKGVVTEIVRAHHGSVSKEERAQIEEALKSGRLPAVVATSSLELGIDMGAVDLVACVEAPPSVASGLQRIGRAGHQVGAVSRGVIFPKYRGDLVQTAVVAERMKSGLIEELRYPRNPLDVLAQQIVAMTALDEWTVDELESVVKRAAPYATLPRSALEATLDMLAGRYPSEEFAELRPRVVWDRVTGTLQGRPGAQRLAVTNGGTIPDRGLFGVFLVGERASRVGELDEEMVYESRVGDVFVLGATSWRIEDITADRVLVSPAPGQPGKLPFWHGDAPGRPAELGRAIGQFLREQAKQGSTERMREAGLDEYASGNLLAYLQEQREATGYVPDDRTLLVERFHDELGDWRVVIHSPYGARVHAPWALAINRRLRERYGIDVQAVHSDDGIVLRIPDTLAEPPTDVAAFDPEEIEQIVTEELGGSAMFASRFRECAGRALLLPRRVPGRRSPLWQQRQRAAHLLGVASQYASFPIVLETMRECLQDVFDVPGLVQLMRDIAARRVRVVEVETSQASPFAAALLFHYVGAFMYEGDAPLAERRAQALALDTTLLAELLGQADLRELLDPDVISDSERELARLDRPLRDLEDLADLLRSHGPLLAPDVSVRGGDPAWLEELERTRRAIRVRVAGEEQWAAIEDAARMRDALGVPLPVGIPHTFLEPVADPLADLVARHARTRGPFHAGTAAARFGLGVAVVTDSLRRLAAGGRVVSGEFRPGGRGEEWCDAGVLRMLRRRSLARLRKEVEPVAPETLALFLPAWHGITGVGPGKAGAGTGAGGGGLGASGSGMDAGGRGASGFGADAGGRGASGFGADAGGRGASGFGMDARGPVGSARAMDALVRSIEQLQGAAVPASALETLVLPSRVPGYHPALLDELTSAGDVIWVGQGSLPGGDGWVSLYFADTAPLLIPEPAEITMTPVHERVLELLGGGGALFFRGISDQFGTTQDDTTLVAALWDLVWSGRISGDTLAPLRATLGTGRPAHRPATTRRRRAVLPSRSGPPTVAGRWWLLPEAAADATQRANAQSEVLLERHGVVTRGAVTSERLPGGFTPIYQVLRAYEESGRCRRGYFVEGLGGAQFALPGAVDRMRAMSPGVGASPGKEGRRAVVLAAADPASPYGAALPWPQRPGDVGHKPGRKAGSLVVLVDGHLVLYVERGGKTLLSFTDGDRLQPAVDALALAVRDGALGKLTVERADGAAIVDSPLAAALEAAGFHPTPRGLRLRA; this comes from the coding sequence GTGCAGGTGAGCTCGCTAGACCAGTTCGGCCAGGTGACCAGGCAATGGTTCGCCGGGGCCTTCCATGCTCCCACGGCCGCCCAGGAGGGCGCGTGGGAGTCGATCTCGCGTGGCGACCACACCCTGGTCGTCGCCCCCACGGGCTCGGGCAAGACGCTGGCGGCGTTCCTGTGGTCGCTCGACCGGCTGGCCGCCGCGGCTCAGGCAGAGGCAGGAGCGGAGGCGGAGGAGCGTAAGGGGACGAAGGTCCTGTACGTGTCGCCGCTCAAGGCGCTGGCCGTGGACGTCGAGCGCAACCTGCGGGCGCCCCTGGCCGGGCTGAAGCAGACGGCGCGGCGGCTGGGCCTGCCGGTGCCCGAGATCTCGGTGGCGATCCGCTCGGGCGACACCCCGGCCGAAGACCGCAGGCGGTTCGCGAGCAAGCCGTCCGACATCCTGATCACCACGCCCGAGTCGCTGTTCCTGCTGCTCACCAGCCAGGCGCGGGAGGCGCTGCGGGGTGTGGAGACGGTGATCGTGGACGAGGTGCACGCGGTCGCGGGCACCAAGCGCGGCGCGCATCTGGCGCTCAGCCTGGAGCGGCTCGACGCGCTGCTCGACAGGCCGGCGCAGCGGGTGGGGCTGTCGGCGACCGTGCGGCCGGTGAGTGAGGTGGCGGCGTTCCTGGGCGGGGCCAGGCCCGCGACCGTGGTGCAGCCGCCGTCCGACAAGGTGATCGAGATCGAGGTCGTCGTCCCCGTCGAGGACATGACGGAGATGGAGGGCCGCCCTCAGAGCGGCGAGGCCCAGGAGGAGTTCGCGCCCGAGCCGGGCAACCGGTCGATCTGGCCGCACGTCGAGGATCGGCTGTTCGACCTGATCGAGGCGCACAGCTCCACGATCGTGTTCGCCAACTCGCGGCGGCTGGCGGAGCGGCTGTGCACGCGGCTCAACGAGCTGGCCTACGAGCGGGAGCACGGCACCGAGACCGTCGACCTGTCCCTCTGGGAGACCGGGCCGGCCAGGCCGATGCCCGCCGAGGTGATGGCGCAGGCGGGGGCGAGCAAGGGCGTGGTGACGGAGATCGTACGCGCCCACCACGGCTCGGTCTCCAAGGAGGAGCGGGCGCAGATCGAGGAGGCCCTGAAGTCGGGCCGCCTGCCTGCCGTGGTCGCCACCTCCAGCCTGGAGCTGGGCATCGACATGGGCGCGGTGGACCTGGTGGCGTGCGTGGAGGCGCCGCCCAGCGTGGCCAGCGGGCTGCAGCGCATCGGCCGGGCGGGCCACCAGGTGGGCGCGGTCTCCAGGGGCGTCATCTTCCCCAAGTACCGGGGCGATCTGGTGCAGACGGCCGTGGTGGCCGAGCGCATGAAGAGCGGGCTGATCGAGGAGCTGCGCTATCCGCGTAACCCGCTCGACGTGCTGGCCCAGCAGATCGTGGCGATGACCGCGCTCGACGAGTGGACGGTCGACGAGCTGGAGAGCGTGGTCAAGCGCGCCGCCCCGTACGCCACGCTGCCCCGCAGCGCGCTGGAGGCCACGCTCGACATGCTGGCGGGGCGCTACCCGAGCGAGGAGTTCGCCGAGCTGCGGCCCCGAGTCGTGTGGGACCGGGTGACCGGCACGCTGCAGGGCAGGCCAGGCGCCCAGCGGCTGGCGGTGACCAACGGCGGCACGATCCCCGACCGCGGCCTGTTCGGCGTGTTCCTGGTGGGCGAGCGCGCCTCCAGGGTGGGTGAGCTGGACGAGGAGATGGTCTACGAGTCGCGGGTCGGCGACGTGTTCGTGCTGGGCGCGACCTCATGGCGGATCGAGGACATCACCGCCGACCGGGTGCTCGTCTCGCCCGCGCCGGGGCAGCCGGGCAAGCTGCCGTTCTGGCACGGCGACGCCCCGGGGCGGCCGGCCGAGCTGGGCCGGGCGATCGGGCAGTTCCTGCGCGAGCAGGCCAAGCAGGGCTCGACGGAGCGGATGCGGGAGGCGGGCCTCGACGAGTACGCCTCGGGCAACCTGCTGGCCTACCTCCAGGAGCAGCGGGAGGCGACGGGGTACGTCCCCGACGACCGCACGCTGCTGGTCGAGCGCTTCCACGACGAGCTGGGCGACTGGCGCGTGGTCATCCACTCCCCCTACGGCGCCCGGGTGCACGCCCCGTGGGCGCTGGCGATCAACCGGCGGCTGCGCGAGCGCTACGGCATCGACGTGCAGGCCGTGCACTCCGACGACGGCATCGTGCTGCGCATCCCCGACACACTGGCCGAGCCGCCCACCGACGTGGCGGCCTTCGACCCGGAGGAGATCGAGCAGATCGTCACCGAGGAGCTGGGCGGGTCGGCCATGTTCGCCTCCCGGTTCAGGGAGTGCGCGGGCCGGGCGCTGCTGCTGCCGCGCCGCGTCCCCGGCCGGCGCAGCCCGCTGTGGCAGCAACGGCAGCGCGCCGCCCACCTGCTGGGCGTGGCCTCGCAGTACGCCTCGTTCCCGATCGTGCTGGAGACGATGCGCGAGTGCCTTCAGGACGTCTTCGACGTGCCCGGCCTGGTGCAGCTCATGCGCGACATCGCCGCGCGCAGGGTGCGGGTGGTGGAGGTGGAGACGTCCCAGGCCTCGCCGTTCGCCGCGGCGCTGCTGTTCCACTACGTGGGCGCGTTCATGTACGAGGGCGACGCCCCGCTGGCCGAGCGCCGGGCGCAGGCCCTGGCGCTCGACACCACGCTGCTGGCCGAGCTGCTCGGCCAGGCCGACCTGCGCGAGCTGCTCGACCCCGACGTGATCTCCGACAGCGAGCGCGAGCTGGCCAGGCTCGACCGGCCGCTGCGCGACCTGGAGGACCTCGCCGACCTGCTGCGCTCGCACGGGCCGCTGCTGGCGCCCGACGTGAGCGTGCGCGGCGGCGATCCCGCCTGGCTGGAGGAGCTCGAACGGACGCGGCGGGCGATCAGGGTACGCGTCGCCGGCGAGGAGCAGTGGGCGGCCATCGAGGACGCCGCCCGCATGCGTGACGCGCTGGGCGTGCCGCTGCCCGTGGGGATCCCGCACACGTTCCTGGAGCCGGTGGCCGATCCGCTGGCCGACCTGGTGGCGCGGCACGCCCGCACCCGGGGCCCCTTCCACGCCGGCACCGCCGCGGCCCGGTTCGGGCTGGGCGTGGCCGTGGTGACCGATTCGTTGCGGCGGCTGGCCGCCGGCGGGCGGGTGGTCAGCGGGGAGTTCCGGCCCGGCGGGCGGGGTGAGGAGTGGTGCGACGCGGGCGTGTTGCGGATGTTGCGCCGCAGGTCGCTGGCCCGGCTGCGCAAGGAGGTGGAGCCTGTCGCGCCGGAGACGCTGGCGCTGTTCCTGCCCGCGTGGCACGGCATCACGGGCGTCGGCCCCGGCAAGGCGGGCGCGGGGACCGGTGCGGGTGGGGGCGGGCTCGGCGCGTCCGGCTCCGGCATGGACGCGGGCGGGCGCGGCGCGTCCGGCTTCGGCGCGGACGCAGGCGGGCGCGGCGCGTCCGGCTTCGGCGCGGACGCAGGCGGGCGCGGCGCGTCCGGCTTCGGCATGGACGCGCGTGGCCCGGTCGGTTCGGCGCGGGCGATGGACGCGTTGGTGCGTTCGATCGAGCAGTTGCAGGGGGCGGCCGTGCCCGCGTCGGCGCTGGAGACGCTGGTGCTGCCGTCGCGGGTGCCCGGCTATCACCCGGCGCTGCTCGACGAGCTGACCTCGGCGGGCGACGTCATCTGGGTGGGCCAGGGCTCGCTGCCCGGCGGCGACGGCTGGGTGTCGCTCTACTTCGCCGACACCGCGCCGCTGCTGATCCCGGAGCCCGCCGAGATCACCATGACCCCGGTGCACGAGCGGGTGCTGGAGCTGCTCGGCGGGGGCGGCGCGCTGTTCTTCCGTGGCATCTCCGACCAGTTCGGCACCACACAGGACGACACCACGCTGGTGGCCGCGCTGTGGGACCTGGTGTGGTCCGGGCGGATCTCGGGCGACACGCTCGCCCCGCTGCGGGCCACGCTCGGCACCGGGCGGCCCGCGCACCGGCCCGCGACGACGCGGCGGCGCCGGGCGGTGCTGCCGAGCAGGAGCGGCCCGCCGACCGTGGCGGGCCGGTGGTGGCTGCTGCCCGAGGCCGCCGCCGACGCCACCCAGCGCGCGAACGCGCAGTCCGAGGTGCTGCTGGAGCGGCATGGCGTGGTGACGCGCGGGGCGGTGACGTCGGAGCGGCTGCCGGGCGGGTTCACGCCGATCTACCAGGTGCTGCGGGCCTACGAGGAGAGCGGCCGGTGCCGCAGGGGTTACTTCGTCGAGGGGCTCGGCGGCGCGCAGTTCGCGCTGCCCGGGGCGGTGGACCGGATGCGGGCCATGTCGCCCGGCGTCGGGGCCTCGCCCGGCAAGGAGGGGCGGCGGGCCGTGGTGCTGGCCGCCGCCGACCCGGCCAGCCCGTACGGTGCCGCGCTCCCCTGGCCGCAGCGTCCCGGTGACGTCGGGCACAAGCCGGGCAGGAAGGCCGGCTCGCTGGTGGTGCTGGTGGACGGGCATCTGGTGCTGTACGTCGAGCGCGGCGGCAAGACGCTGCTGTCGTTCACCGACGGCGACCGGCTGCAGCCGGCGGTCGACGCGCTGGCCCTGGCCGTACGTGACGGGGCGCTCGGCAAGCTGACCGTGGAGCGGGCCGACGGCGCCGCCATCGTCGACTCTCCGCTGGCGGCGGCCTTGGAGGCGGCCGGGTTCCATCCCACCCCACGAGGTCTGCGTCTGCGCGCCTGA
- a CDS encoding DUF3046 domain-containing protein — protein sequence MRLTEFWRRMNAHFGETYAESWARDYVLAPLGGRTVVQALADGESAKTVWRAVCQVEDVSSKLR from the coding sequence ATGCGCCTGACGGAGTTCTGGAGACGGATGAACGCTCACTTCGGCGAGACGTACGCGGAGTCGTGGGCCCGTGACTACGTCCTGGCCCCCCTGGGCGGCCGCACCGTCGTGCAGGCGCTGGCCGACGGCGAGAGCGCCAAGACGGTGTGGCGCGCGGTCTGCCAGGTGGAGGACGTCTCGTCCAAGCTGCGCTAA
- the recX gene encoding recombination regulator RecX, translating into MGGSGGRGRSGGRGGSGGRGGPGGRGGRSGGKSGRSSGNGAGPFGEKSGSPGDGAGSFGEGPGPFGEGPGWLGDRAGRAEDDHERFGSGAAAAAGGRRSRRGGRKSARRRNWSPEEPDAESPAGTAPQADPESVARAICLRLLTMAPKTRAQLAEALRKRDVPEEAAEAVLSRFSELGLINDEAFAAAWVDSRHHGRGLAKRALAAELRHRGVDSDTVNEAVERLDPDQEEETARRLVERKLAGTRSLDPQTRTRRLAGMLARKGYPSGLAFRVIREALEQEGIEVEEDFS; encoded by the coding sequence ATGGGCGGGTCCGGTGGACGAGGCAGGTCTGGGGGAAGAGGCGGGTCTGGGGGAAGAGGCGGGCCCGGGGGACGAGGCGGGCGCTCCGGTGGCAAGTCAGGGCGGTCCAGCGGCAACGGAGCCGGCCCGTTCGGCGAGAAATCTGGCTCTCCTGGTGATGGGGCCGGCTCGTTCGGTGAGGGGCCTGGGCCGTTCGGTGAGGGGCCCGGCTGGCTCGGTGACCGCGCGGGGCGGGCTGAGGACGACCACGAGCGGTTCGGGAGCGGTGCAGCCGCCGCTGCTGGAGGGCGGCGGTCTCGGCGCGGCGGGCGGAAGAGCGCCCGGCGGCGGAACTGGTCGCCCGAGGAGCCCGATGCCGAGAGCCCGGCCGGTACGGCGCCCCAGGCGGACCCGGAGTCGGTGGCCAGGGCCATCTGCCTGCGCCTGCTCACCATGGCGCCCAAGACCCGCGCCCAGCTCGCCGAGGCCCTGCGCAAGCGGGACGTGCCGGAGGAGGCCGCTGAGGCGGTGCTCAGCCGGTTCTCCGAGCTCGGGCTGATCAACGACGAGGCGTTCGCCGCGGCCTGGGTCGATTCCCGCCACCACGGCCGGGGTCTCGCCAAGCGCGCGCTGGCGGCGGAGCTGCGTCACCGGGGTGTGGACAGCGACACGGTGAACGAGGCCGTGGAGCGGCTGGACCCCGACCAGGAGGAAGAGACCGCCCGGCGGCTGGTCGAACGCAAGCTGGCCGGCACCCGTTCACTCGACCCTCAGACCCGCACCCGTCGGCTGGCCGGCATGCTCGCGCGCAAGGGCTACCCCTCCGGTCTGGCCTTCCGCGTCATCCGTGAGGCACTTGAGCAGGAGGGCATCGAAGTGGAGGAGGACTTCTCTTAG
- a CDS encoding VOC family protein, protein MALISSDVERTIKFYQELLEFPLTEIIENRDYKGSSHFFFDIGNGNLLAFFDFPGLDLGPYQEVLGGLHHIAISVDPATWERLRGKLEMAGVPHQIESGASIYFKDPDGARLELLADHLGEMYGARVL, encoded by the coding sequence GTGGCGTTGATCTCGTCCGATGTGGAGCGCACCATCAAGTTCTACCAGGAGCTGCTGGAGTTCCCGCTCACGGAGATCATCGAGAATCGCGACTACAAGGGGTCCAGCCACTTCTTCTTCGACATCGGCAACGGCAACCTGCTCGCCTTCTTCGACTTCCCCGGGCTCGACCTGGGGCCGTACCAGGAAGTGCTCGGCGGGCTGCACCACATCGCGATCTCCGTCGATCCCGCCACGTGGGAGCGGCTGCGCGGGAAGCTGGAGATGGCCGGCGTGCCGCACCAGATCGAGAGCGGCGCCTCCATCTACTTCAAGGACCCCGACGGCGCCAGGCTGGAGCTGCTCGCCGACCATCTCGGTGAGATGTACGGCGCGCGGGTGCTGTGA
- a CDS encoding S9 family peptidase, which yields MPFWPSPISTQDVAGSGVRPGWPVALDGRVWWTEDRPDEGGRTVIVRRDADGTRRELLPAPWCARTRVHEYGGRPYAVTPEGEVIFANLRDQRLYVLADGAEPRPLTDDGCRYADLLVHDGQVWCVREHHDENGKVTRAVVAIPLDGGEPRVWATGCDFYAGPAISPDGRHLAYVCWNHPRMPWDGTELRVLPLTGGDARTVRGGPAESVLAPAWKDDSTLYLVSDSSGWWNLYETGLRGEEAQALHPAEEEFTLPPWQLGGMPYTVLPDGRLAVLHGRGDLRLGLLDPGSGTLTELDLPYTGWNAALAADGPSVIGIAYAATTPRTVVTVDTATGGHHVLARDLTTPPDPGLLPVPEAVLIRRDGLAEASTHAERSTPAEASAHAEGRTPADTSAHAEGPTPADTSAHAERRTPSDTSAHAEESALAQGDVHGRRSVRVEETGRSKGDVHAFLYPPHAPATDGGTPPYVIFVHGGPTAHADTALDLEKAFLTSRGIGVLDLNYGGSTGYGRAYRDRLRGQWGVVDVEDAIAAAEWLAAQGLADPARIAVRGGSSGGWTVMAACCRSDVFAGGVSYYGISALAPLAAHTHDFESRYVEWLVGPEDPQVYASREPLGLVDGVSCPMLLLQGLDDPVVPPEQSTAFADALAERGVPCTYLAFEGESHGFRRTETRAAALAAELAFYQQIFS from the coding sequence ATGCCCTTCTGGCCCTCCCCCATCTCGACCCAAGACGTGGCCGGCTCCGGCGTCCGTCCCGGCTGGCCCGTGGCCCTCGACGGCCGGGTGTGGTGGACCGAGGACCGCCCCGACGAGGGCGGGCGCACGGTGATCGTCCGCCGCGACGCCGACGGCACCCGCCGCGAGCTGCTGCCCGCCCCCTGGTGCGCGCGCACGCGGGTGCACGAGTACGGCGGCCGGCCCTACGCCGTGACCCCCGAGGGCGAGGTGATCTTCGCCAACCTGCGCGACCAGCGCCTGTACGTGCTGGCCGACGGCGCCGAGCCGCGGCCCCTCACCGACGACGGCTGCCGCTACGCGGACCTGCTGGTCCACGACGGCCAGGTGTGGTGCGTACGCGAGCACCACGACGAGAACGGCAAGGTCACCAGGGCCGTCGTCGCGATCCCGCTGGACGGCGGCGAGCCCCGCGTGTGGGCCACGGGCTGCGACTTCTACGCCGGCCCCGCCATCTCCCCCGACGGGCGACACCTGGCCTACGTCTGCTGGAACCACCCCCGCATGCCGTGGGACGGCACCGAGCTGCGCGTCCTCCCCCTCACGGGCGGCGACGCCCGGACGGTCCGCGGCGGCCCCGCCGAGTCCGTGCTGGCACCGGCCTGGAAGGACGACTCCACGCTCTACCTGGTCTCCGACTCCTCCGGCTGGTGGAACCTCTACGAGACCGGCCTGCGCGGGGAGGAGGCCCAGGCGCTGCACCCGGCCGAGGAGGAGTTCACGCTGCCGCCGTGGCAGCTCGGCGGCATGCCGTACACCGTGCTGCCCGACGGCCGCCTGGCGGTCCTGCACGGGCGCGGCGACCTGCGGCTGGGCCTGCTCGACCCCGGCTCCGGCACGCTCACCGAGCTCGACCTGCCCTACACGGGCTGGAACGCGGCACTGGCCGCCGACGGCCCGTCCGTGATCGGCATCGCGTACGCGGCCACGACGCCCCGTACGGTCGTGACCGTGGACACCGCGACAGGCGGGCACCACGTGCTCGCCCGCGACCTCACGACCCCGCCCGACCCCGGCCTGCTGCCCGTCCCCGAGGCCGTCCTGATCCGGAGAGACGGACTCGCGGAGGCCAGCACGCACGCAGAGAGAAGCACCCCGGCGGAGGCAAGCGCGCACGCAGAGGGACGCACCCCCGCCGACACAAGCGCGCACGCAGAGGGACCCACCCCCGCCGACACAAGCGCGCACGCAGAGCGACGCACCCCCTCCGACACAAGCGCGCACGCAGAGGAAAGCGCCCTCGCGCAAGGGGACGTGCACGGGCGAAGGTCTGTGCGCGTGGAGGAAACTGGGCGCTCGAAGGGGGACGTGCACGCGTTCCTGTACCCGCCCCACGCCCCCGCCACCGACGGCGGCACACCCCCATACGTGATCTTCGTGCACGGCGGCCCGACCGCCCACGCCGACACCGCGCTCGATCTGGAGAAGGCGTTCCTCACCTCGCGCGGCATCGGTGTCCTCGACCTCAACTACGGCGGCTCCACCGGCTACGGCCGGGCCTACCGCGACCGCCTCAGGGGCCAGTGGGGCGTGGTGGACGTCGAGGACGCGATCGCCGCCGCCGAATGGCTGGCCGCCCAGGGCCTGGCCGACCCCGCCAGGATCGCGGTGCGCGGCGGCAGCTCGGGCGGCTGGACGGTGATGGCGGCCTGCTGCCGCTCGGACGTGTTCGCGGGAGGCGTGTCGTACTACGGCATCAGCGCGCTCGCCCCGCTCGCCGCACACACCCACGACTTCGAGTCACGCTACGTGGAGTGGCTGGTGGGCCCGGAGGATCCGCAGGTGTACGCCTCGCGAGAGCCCCTCGGCCTCGTGGACGGGGTGAGCTGCCCCATGCTGCTCCTCCAGGGCCTCGACGACCCCGTGGTGCCGCCCGAGCAGTCGACGGCCTTCGCCGACGCGCTCGCCGAACGCGGGGTGCCGTGCACGTACCTGGCCTTCGAGGGCGAGTCCCACGGCTTCCGCCGCACCGAGACCCGCGCCGCCGCCCTGGCCGCGGAGCTGGCCTTCTACCAGCAGATCTTCTCCTAG
- the recA gene encoding recombinase RecA: protein MAINDREKALETALAQIERQFGKGSVMRLGDDARAPIEVIPTGSISLDVALGIGGLPRGRIVEIYGPESSGKTTIALHAVANAQRAGGIAAFVDAEHALDPEYAKKLGVDTDALLVSQPDTGEQALEIADMLIRSGAVDIIVIDSVAALVPKAEIEGEMGDSHVGLQARLMSQALRKIAGALNSTGTTAIFINQLREKIGVMFGSPETTTGGKALKFYASVRMDIRRIETLKDGTEAVGNRTRVKVVKNKMAPPFRVADFDILYGVGISREGGLIDMGVEHGFVRKSGAWYTYEGDQLGQGKENARNFLKNHPDMANEIEKKIKDKLGVGPRLDAPAEAAAAAPAPAAAPSGRGSKSTPKPGDV, encoded by the coding sequence ATGGCTATCAACGACCGCGAGAAGGCCCTCGAGACCGCACTCGCTCAGATCGAGCGACAGTTCGGCAAGGGCTCCGTCATGAGGCTGGGCGATGACGCCCGAGCTCCCATCGAGGTGATCCCCACCGGGTCGATCTCCCTTGACGTCGCCCTCGGCATCGGCGGCCTGCCGCGCGGCCGCATCGTGGAGATCTACGGCCCCGAGTCCTCGGGTAAGACGACGATCGCCCTGCACGCCGTGGCCAACGCGCAGCGGGCCGGCGGCATCGCGGCGTTCGTCGACGCCGAGCACGCCCTTGACCCCGAGTACGCCAAGAAGCTGGGGGTCGACACCGACGCCCTGCTGGTCTCCCAGCCCGACACGGGTGAGCAGGCGCTCGAGATCGCCGACATGCTGATCAGGTCCGGCGCCGTCGACATCATCGTCATCGACTCGGTGGCGGCCCTGGTGCCCAAGGCTGAGATCGAGGGCGAGATGGGCGACAGCCACGTCGGTCTCCAGGCCCGCCTCATGTCCCAGGCCCTGCGCAAGATCGCCGGCGCCCTCAACAGCACCGGCACCACCGCCATCTTCATCAACCAGCTCCGCGAGAAGATCGGCGTCATGTTCGGCAGCCCCGAGACCACGACCGGTGGTAAGGCGCTGAAGTTCTACGCCTCGGTCCGGATGGACATCCGCCGCATCGAGACCCTCAAGGACGGCACGGAGGCGGTCGGCAACCGCACCAGGGTCAAGGTCGTCAAGAACAAGATGGCCCCGCCCTTCCGCGTCGCCGACTTCGACATCCTCTACGGCGTGGGCATCTCCCGCGAGGGCGGCCTCATCGACATGGGTGTGGAGCACGGCTTCGTCCGCAAGTCCGGCGCCTGGTACACCTACGAGGGTGACCAGCTCGGCCAGGGCAAGGAGAACGCCCGTAACTTCCTGAAGAACCACCCCGACATGGCCAACGAGATCGAGAAGAAGATCAAGGACAAGCTGGGCGTCGGCCCGCGCCTCGACGCTCCCGCCGAGGCCGCCGCCGCTGCTCCCGCCCCGGCCGCCGCTCCGTCGGGCCGTGGCTCGAAGTCCACCCCCAAGCCGGGTGACGTCTGA